The DNA region CGGACAGTTCACCTAAACAAAGCATAACCAGATAAACGACAATCGCTCCGATCAGGTAAGATAGAATAGTCCCGATCGGCCCTGCCTGCTGAATGGTATAACCTGAGCTAAGAAATAAACCTGTACCAATAACTCCTCCAAGTGAGAGCATGACTACATGCCGTGCCTGCATTTTGCGCTGAAAATGCCCTGTATCTTTGTTGTTATCCATGCCTGCTCCCCTACTTCTTCATCCAGAACAACAAAAAGACCCACTCTTCCCGAAGAGTGCGCCGTAACTGACAAATAAAGACAAACGCTCCTATCTATCAGGCTGTTCACCCGCTGGAATTAGCACAGTATCCTTCAGATCTGTTGCTGAGGCTTCTAAGGGCCAGTCCCTCCACCTCTCTGGATAAGAAAATGATTTTTTATAAATATAGCGATCTATCATGATTGTGTCAACAATTAAATATCATCATCCATTTATGGATAAAGAAACTCTCCAACCTCATTTTTAATCCGTCGATGATCCATAATCTGTGATTTTCATTTTCACATCATAGGTCACAGGAATCTCACTAAAGGTTTCATCCCAATTTTTTTTGACCTTTTTCCATACCCTCGGATATTTGATCCGCAACTGCTCTCCAAATCCGGCCACTTCCACCCGATAGGTGTGCTGCATTTTGTTCATGACCTGCTGTATTTGTTCTTTGGCTGTATCAGCGAACTGAACCTCACATTCCTTAATGTACTTTTCCGTAGAAGGAATTTCCGGAGCACTCCAATCTTCCATGAGCTGACCTTCTGATTCAACCTTTACATGAAAAGAAATGTCATCTCCGTGGACTTTGGGCACAATTTTGCTCTTCGTAGACTTGATTTCATAGACTATCGTATGTTTCTTTTTCGGTGCATACGATTTTAAGGCCCCTCCCTTAGCCTCCCCAGTGATCCAGGACAATCCTTGAAGGTCCACCTGATTTAAGGAGCCGATCCACTTTTTCGTTTTCCCTTTATAGACGCCTGCACCTGAAAATTTATGCTCCCCATCAGCAGTAAGGACATTTTGCAGCAAAAAGCTTGACCCTGACTGCATTTTGCCATCAAGTTTCGCGAGGGATACAGGCGGAAGAATTTTATTGGTACGATACGCATTATTCACCAACCCTCTCAGATAAAAGGCTGGGATTTCTCCCGGCTCCTTGGAACTAAGAGCATCCAAAGCACGTCCTTTGCTCACCAGAACAAGGGAACTGGGTCGGATATCATTGTCGCGCAAAACAAAATCAAGCAGCTGCTCCATGCTATATTTCTTCGACAACTCTTGGGAAACGACAATAACCTTTAAATGATGACCAATGAGCGGACGGTCTCTTCTTAGAGCAAACTGACGAAAGATCTGAAACAGGGAATCTCCGGTCAACTGTTCATTCAAAAAGGTTTGTCCGCCGGAAGAACCACTGGAACTGCTTTGATTTTCCTGTTTTCCCCCAACACGTGGGACAATCTGTACGGTAGATGTAAATACATTGTTTTTGGGATAATGACCTCCTTGTTTATTAATGTCCTGTTCAAATTTCGATTCCTCAGCGACGTCCAGTCCCAGACCCACATAAACACTTAAATCTTCGATCTCTTTGCTGCTCCAGCAACCTGAGGTAAAAACCAGCAGGGCCGTTGACAAAAGGGTTAATTTCTTTCTGATCCTGTTCAATTGTACTTGCCTCCTTTCTTTCGGAACATGCTCAGCAACAAAAGCAATAGTGGCAAAACACCAAACAAATAAATGGATGCATTCCCCAAAGCATCTCCGAGTTTGAACGTTTCGTCCACGTTCTGCGGAAGCATAGCAGTGATATAACTGATCGGGAGCAGAATGATCAGAAAAGGCAGCATTTTTTTCTTGAACAATTGCGAACATCCAAGAGAAGCGGCATAATGCGTGATGGTAGACGTAGAGAAAATTTGCATAATCCAAATAACCAGCAACAGGGATTCGAACCGTTCAAAGAACAATCCCTCAATCTCAAAGCTGCGCATCAAATCAAGGGTTGGCCACGTCCTTGTTCTCATGCCTTCAATAGATAAACTGCCAATAACCATAACCAATGTGATAAGGTAGATCACCATAGGGATAAGGATTCCCCAGACCATGGCTTTCTTGCCCTTCTCTGGATTTTTCATAAATGCCATCACCACAAACATGACTTCATAACCCGTATAGGCAAGTACCGAAGATTTCAGCCCTTTAAACACCGGCATGATCCCCTCTCCCAGCACAGGTCTCAAATTATTGATCTCAAACAGACTGCTGCTCAGAAAAATGGCCAGTACAAAAAGAATAAGCGTAATGGGTAAAATGATCTCATACAAACGCGCCATGGAGTTGATCCCTCCTGAGACCAAATAAAAGCCGATCCACATAAACACCATGACAATCGCCCACACCGGGGTTCCCTCCAATAAATATAATCGGGTGACTTCAGCCATCACTCTGATTTCAAAGGCAGAGATGACAAGGAAATACAGGATGATCGCAGCTCCCAATATATAAGCAATCCACTTCCCTGTGATTTCCTCAGTGAATTGAAAGACAGTCTTCCCTGGGAATCTTCGGCACAGGTTCACCAGGATTATACCCATCAGCATAGCCAACAGACCGGACAATATAATTGAAATCCACACATCAGGCGTTTTGACCGCCGTTACCGTAGTTCGGGGAAGTGTAAGTATTCCTGCACCGAGCATGTAATTGATGATAAAAACTGCGGCTTGAACTGTCGTCAGCTGGTCACTTTTAGGATTCATGATCCACCTCCTGAATATCGGATATGCCTACTTTTTGCGATCAGGGTCTTTCGGATTCATCATGCCTGGGCGCTGCCTCATCATTCGTAAGGGTACCCGAATAAAGAAATCCTTCCAATCCGACAGGCTGAATGGCACCGCAGGGGTGACGTAAGGAACTCCAAAGCTTTTCAACCGAACCAGATGACTGCAGAGCAGCAAGAAAAACATGACCACCCCAAACAATCCATAGCCCGCCGCACTGAACATTCCAAAAAAACGTAATATACGCAGTGTAATCCCCGCACTATATGAAGGGATTGAGAACGAAGAAATCGCGGTAACGGCCACAACTATAACCAGAAATGGACTGACCATTCCGGCCTTCACCGCGGCCTCCCCAATAATCAGACCGCCAACGATACCCATCGCAGGCCCGATCGGCTTCGGAAGTCGAATTCCCGCTTCCCGCAAAATTTCAATGGAGACTTCCATAATCAGCGCCTCAATAATGGAGGGAAAAGGTACTCCCTGTCTGGTTTGAATAATGGTTAGAGCCAGCTTCGTTGGAATCAGACCCGGATGATAAGAGATAAAGGAGATATACAATGCAGGCGCGAACAGGGCAAGCATGGCCGCCAGGAAACGAAGCATACGTAGAAAGGTCCCCGGAATCCAGCGCTCGTAATAATCTTCGGGGGATTGAAGCAGCATGCTGAAGGTCGACGGCACAATTAATGCAAAGGGTGTTCCATCCAGTAAGATGGCTACCCGTCCTTCCAACAACCCGCTGATTACACGGTCGGGTCTCTCTGTATTCTGAACCTGTTGAAATGGGCTCAGTTCATCGTCTTCAATCAACTGTTCCACATAACCGGATTCCAGCATCATATCCATGTCTATGCTTTGGATTCTTTTCTCCACCTCAGTGACAAGATCGGAGCTTGCAATATCTTGGATATACGCAATGACGAGATCTCTTTTGATCCGGGTACCAACCTGATGTTTTGTCATAAATAAAGCCTCGTTACCTCCGAATAGCCGTAGTATCCCGGTATTATCACTCAGCCGTTCGGTGAAGCCGATTCTTGGCCCGCGAAGCAGTGCTTCAGATAGCGGTTCTTCCAGGCTGCGG from Paenibacillus sp. JNUCC-31 includes:
- a CDS encoding spore germination protein produces the protein MNPKSDQLTTVQAAVFIINYMLGAGILTLPRTTVTAVKTPDVWISIILSGLLAMLMGIILVNLCRRFPGKTVFQFTEEITGKWIAYILGAAIILYFLVISAFEIRVMAEVTRLYLLEGTPVWAIVMVFMWIGFYLVSGGINSMARLYEIILPITLILFVLAIFLSSSLFEINNLRPVLGEGIMPVFKGLKSSVLAYTGYEVMFVVMAFMKNPEKGKKAMVWGILIPMVIYLITLVMVIGSLSIEGMRTRTWPTLDLMRSFEIEGLFFERFESLLLVIWIMQIFSTSTITHYAASLGCSQLFKKKMLPFLIILLPISYITAMLPQNVDETFKLGDALGNASIYLFGVLPLLLLLLSMFRKKGGKYN
- a CDS encoding Ger(x)C family spore germination protein; the protein is MNRIRKKLTLLSTALLVFTSGCWSSKEIEDLSVYVGLGLDVAEESKFEQDINKQGGHYPKNNVFTSTVQIVPRVGGKQENQSSSSGSSGGQTFLNEQLTGDSLFQIFRQFALRRDRPLIGHHLKVIVVSQELSKKYSMEQLLDFVLRDNDIRPSSLVLVSKGRALDALSSKEPGEIPAFYLRGLVNNAYRTNKILPPVSLAKLDGKMQSGSSFLLQNVLTADGEHKFSGAGVYKGKTKKWIGSLNQVDLQGLSWITGEAKGGALKSYAPKKKHTIVYEIKSTKSKIVPKVHGDDISFHVKVESEGQLMEDWSAPEIPSTEKYIKECEVQFADTAKEQIQQVMNKMQHTYRVEVAGFGEQLRIKYPRVWKKVKKNWDETFSEIPVTYDVKMKITDYGSSTD
- a CDS encoding spore germination protein → MWPKIFSYVPEWSTWGQAFLLFLMPILFLKGFQWVRSSLKKGTFSNKDQQNRDADSNPSTGEETGSYANIRLTGKYATDLISVKETFGQNADVHIREFTIRGTHTSAAVMYVDGLVDHDLIDTHLFTPLMTEGVPETERETFQHPENANELKAYISSQLLPVSEVQEAETLQQAARAVLIGKNVLLIDGMPGALLIGSAKGKTRSLEEPLSEALLRGPRIGFTERLSDNTGILRLFGGNEALFMTKHQVGTRIKRDLVIAYIQDIASSDLVTEVEKRIQSIDMDMMLESGYVEQLIEDDELSPFQQVQNTERPDRVISGLLEGRVAILLDGTPFALIVPSTFSMLLQSPEDYYERWIPGTFLRMLRFLAAMLALFAPALYISFISYHPGLIPTKLALTIIQTRQGVPFPSIIEALIMEVSIEILREAGIRLPKPIGPAMGIVGGLIIGEAAVKAGMVSPFLVIVVAVTAISSFSIPSYSAGITLRILRFFGMFSAAGYGLFGVVMFFLLLCSHLVRLKSFGVPYVTPAVPFSLSDWKDFFIRVPLRMMRQRPGMMNPKDPDRKK